Sequence from the Deinococcus planocerae genome:
GGCGGGCCCGCCCTCGAAGCGGGGGTGGAGGTCGCGCAGGTAACGCAGCCACGCCTCGGCCCGGCCCAGCCGCCCCTGAGAGAGCAGGGTGCCCACGTACCCGCTGGGGTTGCCGTAGGCGAAAAGAGAAGCGCGGCTCACGCTGACCTCGGGGTCGATGCCGCGGGCGGCGGCGTCCCGGCGGGCGCGGTCGAGCGCGAGGTCGGCGGCGGCGGGAAACCCGGCGGCGTCCAGCCCCGCGGCGAGGCTCACCCACGCGGGAAAGGGCAGCTCCCCTCCCAGGCTGCGGCGCACCGCATTCAGGCTGGCGAAGGTGTCTCCCCGCCGGGCCGCCTCGAGTGCCTCGCGCAGCGCCAGGAAGGCGTTGGTGGGGTCCTCCTGCGCGGCCCGCGCGAGGTCTCCGGGGAGCACCAGCTCCGCCGCCCGGGCGAGCCAGCCGGTGACCTCCGGGTCGGGCGGGAAGACCACCCGTTCCTGCACCCGGCCTCCCCCGCGCGGGTCACCCAGGGTGAAGCGTTCGGTGTAGTCCTCGCCGCGGGTGCTCACCCGCAGGGTCCCGCCGCTCGCGTCGAGCCCCGTCACCTCCCCGGGCAGGTCGTAACGGGCCTGGACCCGTCCCTCCCCGTCCAGCGCGTAGACGACCGGGCCCACGCCGAGGTAGGTGCTTCCCTCCAGCGTCACGGGTCCGGTCAGCTCGCCGAGCGCCCCCGGGTAGGTGCGCGACCCCAGCAGCCGGGACCCGTCCTCGAAGCGCAGGGTGCGGCCCTCCAGCACGGCGTCGGCCCCCGCCGCGCCCGCCGAGAGGGCGAGCAGGGAGAGGACCGTCAGAGCCTGGACTCCGCACCTCACGCCGCGCGCCGCTCCGGGAAGGCGAGCAGATGCACGGCGCGCACCGCCATCGCCGCCCCCCCCGCGAGCAGGTCGGGCAGGCCCCCGAAGCGCGCGGCGAGGAGCAGCCCCACGGGCACGGCGAGCGCGGTGGCAAACGGCACGGCGTTCAGGCCCAGCCGCCCTTGCAGCGTCTTCTTGTAGAGCGGCATCACCACCAGCCCGAAGGCCAGCATCCCCAGGAGGGTGAGCGGCCCCGTCACGAGGAGCGCCCCCATCAGCGGCGCGATGCCCCCGCCCCCCCGGAAGCCGAAGAAGGCCGGGTAGCAGTGCCCGAGCACCACGAAGAGGGTCGCCACCCAGGTGTGCTCGGGCGTGAGCGCGCGGGCGAGGAGCACGGCGGCGGCGCCCTTGCTCACGTCGAAGGCCATGACGCCCAGCGCCACCGCGAGCCCGTGCTGGCGGAAGGTGCCGCTCGCCCCGGGAAGGTCGCGGTCGCGGATGTCGGTGCCCCGCGCGCGCGAGTACAGCACGCCCGCCACGAGCGAGCCGAGCAGGAAGGAGGCCAGGGCGACGATCAGGAGCATCTCAGCGCGCATTCTAGGGCGCGAAGGTTCCCCGCGCGGCGGTGCGGGAAGGCCCCTTCCCCTAGACTCCCCCCATGCCCGACCTCCCCCTCTCCCGCCCGGAACTCCGGCGGTACTCGCGCCCGCTCCTCGTGCCCGAGTGGTTGGACTCGGGCGCCCAGGAGCGGGTCCGGGCCGCCTCCGTGCTCGTGGTGGGGGCGGGCGGGCTGGGCGGGCCGGTGATCGGCCAGCTCGCCGGGGCCGGGGTCGGACGCCTCGTGATCGCCGACGGAGACAGCGTGGACCTCAGCAACCTGCACCGCCAGACCCTGTTCACGGCGGCGGACGTGGGGCGGCCCAAGGCGCAGGTCGCGGCGGCCCGCGCGCAGGCGATCAACCCCTTCGTGCGGGTGGAGACGGCCCCCTTCCTCACGGAGGAGAACGCGGCCCCTCTGGTCGGGGAGGCGGCGCTCGTCGTGGACGCCACCGACAACTTCGCGGCCCGCTACGCCCTCGCGGACGCCTGCACCCGCCTGGCGCGCGAGTGGGTCTGGGGCGCGGCGAGCGGCACGAGCGGCATGGTGAGCGTGTTCGGCCCCGCCCTCGGCCTGCGCGACGTGTTTCCCGACCCCGGGGGGGCCGAGTCCTGCGAGGAGGCGGGCGTGCTCGGCCCGCTGCCCAACGTGGTCGGCAGCGTCATGGCCCTGGAGGTGCTCAAGGTCCTCGGCGGCGTGGGCGAGCCCCTGCGCGGGCGGCTGTGGACCTTCGACGCGCTCTCGGGCGGGGTGCGGGTGATCCGGCTCGGTGCCCGGGCGGCCCCGGCCCTCTGAGCCCCTCTTGTCCCGCCGGGAACAGCAGCCTGGGGGGAAAAGGGGCGCCCAGCGCGGGTTTTCGGGCTTGCACATCTGGGGAGGTGTGTTACTGTGCCCCTGGGCCGACCTGGCCGCTCAACTCCACCGTTCGGGAGGGTGAAAATGACGAGAAACCGCAAGGAAGGCGTGGGCGAGGCGCGGGGCGCCGGGGACGAGACGGGGGGCGGCAAGATCGCCAAGACGCAGCTCGTCGACCTGGTGGCCGACCAGACCAGCCTGAGCAAGAAGCAGGCGGGCGAGGCGGTCGCCTCATTCCTCGACGTGGTGGTGGGCGCCCTGCGCGAGGGCCGGAGCGTCGGGCTGCCCGGGCTGGGAACCCTCAGCGTCACCCCGACCGCCGCCCGCCAGGGGGTGCGCCCCGGCACGAGCGAGCGCGTCGACATCCCGGCGGGGCGCAAGGTCCGCTTCAAGATCGCCTCGACCCTCAAGGGTTCGTTGTAGGCGGGGCCGACCCCACCGGGCGGGCGGACGGTCGCGCTTTGTGAGCCGACTCACGCGCCCGGCCCCGGGGGGGGTCTACGGTGGGCTCCACCGGAGGCTCACCCATGAAGACCGTTCTCTCGCTGACCCTGGCCGCGCTCCTCGGAAGCGCCGCCGCCCGGCCCATCGTGGTGGGGAGCAAGCTCGACCCCGAGGCGCAGCTCCTCGGGCAGATGATCGTGCTCACCCTGCGGGGCGCCGGGCTGGAGGTCACCGACCGCACCACCCTCGGCGATACGGGCGTGAACCGCAAGGCGATCCTGGCGGGCGAGATCGACGTGTACCCCGAGTACACCGGCAACGCCGTCTACCTCTTCCCGCAGGCGAAGATCACCCCCAGGCAGGCGGGCGACCCCGCCGTGATCTTTAACCTCGCCCGCCAGCTCGACGCGAAAAACGGCGTCACGTGGCTGCGGCCCGCCAACGTCAACAACACCTGGGTGATCGCCGTGCCGCAATCCCTGGCCAGGGCGCAGAACCTCGGCAGCGTGGCGGACCTCGCGCGCTACCTGAAGGGAGGCGGCAGGTTCAAGATCGCGGGCAGCCCCGAGTTCTTTGGCCGCCCGGACACCATGCCCGCCTTCGAGCAGGCGTACGGCTTCCGGCTGCGGGCCGACCAGAAGCTCGTGCTGGCGGGGGCCACCCCTCCCCAGACCCAGCAGGCGGCGGCGCAGGGCACGAGCGGCGTCAACGCGGCGATGGCCTACGGCACCGACGGCACCCTCGCCGCGCTGGGGCTCGTCGCGCTGAAGGACCCCAGGGGCGCCCAGGCCGTCTACCAGCCCGCGCCCATCCTCCGCACCGCGACCCTGAAGGCGAACCCGGGGATCGAGGCGCTCCTGAACAAGACCTTCGCCACCCTGACCCAGGCCACCCTCCAGCGCCTGAACGCCCAGGTGGCCCTCGAAGGCCGCCCGGCCCAGGAGGTCGCGCGGACGTACCTCCGGGGCCAGGGGCTGATCAAGTAACGTGAGAGACCGCGTGAACCTCCCCGGCTTCTTCCCGCGGTGGGACAAGCCCGGGGTGAGCGCGTGAGGGTCCCGGGACGGCGGGGGGCGGAGGCCAGCGCGGCTTTCGCCCCCCGCGCCGTCCCGCCTCCCGGGCGCCGCGTGCCGGGCGACGTGCTCGCGGTGTTCGTCCTCGCCGCCCTCCCGATGGTGGCGGGCGCCTGGCTCCCCTGGGTGCTGCTGCGGCCCAACCGCCTCGCGCCGGGGGAATACCTGCGCCTGCCGCCCGCGCTCGCCCTGGGGATGCTGGCCCTGGCCGCGCTGCCCCTCGTGAGCACCCTGTGGCGCCCGCGCCTGACCGGGCTGGCCGCCTCCCTCGCGCCCGTGGCCGCCGTCTGGGTGCTTGGCGAGCAGACCCGCGCGGCGCTCGCCGGGCAGGCCGAGTTCGCGCGGGCGAGCGCGGCGGGCGGGGTGTGGCTCTCCCTGCTCGGGGCGGGGGGCGCCGTGTACGGGGCGCGGCTGGTCACCCCGGGGCCCGGCGCGCGCCTCCTCGCGTGGGCGTGGCTGCCTGCCGTCCTTGCCCTGGGGCTGGGGGGGCACCTCTGGGCGTGGTCGGTGGTGGTCGAGGGCCGGAGCGAGGGGCCGCGCTGGGGGCAAGAACTCCTGGCGCACCTGCGGCTGGTGGGGGGCGCCCTCGTCCTCGCCGTGGGGCTGGGGGCGCCGCTGGCCGTGTGGGCGAGCGGGCGCGAGCGGGCGGCGGGGGTGGTCCTGGGGCTGGCCTCGGGGGTGCAGACCCTTCCCAGCCTCGCCCTGCTGGGGCTGTTGATCGCGCCGCTCGCGGCCCTGTCAAACGCCCTGCCCGCCCTGCGCGACCTCGGGGTGCGGGGCATCGGGGCGGCGCCCGCCCTGACGGCGATGACCCTCTACGCGCTGCTCCCCGTGCTGCGGGGCGGGGTGGTGGGGCTGCGGGGCGTCTCCCCCGGCGTGGTGGACGCCGCGCGCGGCATGGGGATGAGTCCCCGGCAGGTCTTCTGGCGGGTGAGGCTGCCCCTGGCGCTGCCCGTGTGGCTCAGCGGCGTGCGGCAGGCGGCGGTGCTCCTCGTGGGGGTGGCCGCCGTCGCGGCCCTGATCGGGGCGGGGGGGTTGGGAAGTTACATCTTCCGGGGGCTCCAGAGCGGCGCCGCCGACCTGATCCTGCTCGGGGCGGTGCCCGCCGCGCTTCTCTCCCTGCTCGTGGACGCGGCCCTGCGCGGGCTGGAGGCGCTGCTGGGCCGCCGCCTCGGGCGGGTCGCCCCGGGAGACGGCGCGTGATCGAGCTGCGCGGGCTGGAGAAGAGGTACGGCTCCGCCGACGCCGTGCGCGACCTGTCGCTCACCTTCCCGGAGGGCGAGGTCACCGCGCTCCTCGGTCCCTCGGGCTGCGGCAAGACCACCACCCTGCGGATGATCAACCGCCTCACCGAGCCCAGTGGAGGCCAGGTGCTCCTCGGCGGGCGCGACACCCGCGAGCTGCGCCCGGAAGAGTTGCGCCGCGGGATCGGCTACGTCATCCAGCAGGTCGGCCTCTTCCCGCACCTCACCGTGGCGGGGAACGTGGCGACCGTGCCCGAGCTGCTGGGCTGGGAGCGGCGGCGGGTGAGAGAACGGGTGGACGAGCTGCTCGCGCTCGTGGGGCTCGACCCCGGCATGTACCGCGACAAGCGGCCCGGCCAGCTCTCGGGCGGGCAGGCGCAGCGGGTGGGTGTGGCGCGCGCACTCGCCGCCGACCCCCCCGTCCTCCTGATGGACGAGCCCTTCGGCGCCCTCGACCCCCTCGCCCGCGAGCGTTTGCAGGGGGCCTTCCGCGACATCCAGCGCCGCCTGCGCAAGACGGTCGTCCTCGTCACCCACGACATCGACGAGGCCCTGCGCCTGGGAGACCGCCTCGCCCTGATGCGGGCGGGGTCGCTCGCGCAGGTTGGGCCGCCCGGCGAGCTGCTCTCTCACCCCGCCCACCCCTTCGTGCGCGAGTTCCTGGGGGAGGACGCTCCCCTGCGCGCCCTCGCGGGCCGCACCGCCGCCGAGTTCGCGCGGCCCGGTGACCCCGCAGGGCTGCCGACGGTGGAGGGCTCACTCGACGCCCGCAGCGCCCTCGCCGTCCTGCTCCGCGAGGGGTCGGACGCCCTCGCCGTGCGGGAGGGGGGCCAGGCCCTGGGCGTCTTGCGCTGGAACGACCTGCGCGTGCGGGAGGGGACATGACCTCCACCGCCCGGACAGCCCACCCGACCCGGCGCATTCCGTGGGGAGCGGCCCTGTGGCCCGCGCTGCTCGCCGTGTGCCTCGTCCCCGGGGCCTTGCCGGGGCTGCTGCGCCCCCTCTTCCCGGAGGCGGCGCTCGACCTCGACGCGCCGCCCTGGCAGCTCACCCTCACGCACCTGGGGCTCGTCGCCGTCGCCACGGGGGCCGTCGTCGGGCTGGGGGTGCCGCTCGCCGCCCTCGTCACCCGGCCAGGGTGGCGGGCCCTGCGTCGGCTCACCGAGGCGCTCGTGGGCCTGGGCCAGACGGTGCCTACCCTGGCCATCCTCGCGCTCGCCGTGCCCGCCCTGGGGTTCGGCTGGGCGCCCACCCTTTTCGGGATGGTTGTCTACGGCCTCGTGCCCGTCGTGAGCAGCGGCGTCGCGGGCCTGCTCGCGGTGGACCGGGACGTGCTCGACGCCGCGCGCGGCATGGGCATGACGGCGGGGCAGCGCCTGCGGCGCGTCGAGCTGCCGCTGGCCCGTCCCGCCTTGCTGGCGGGCATTCGCACTGCCGCCGTGTACAACGTCGGCACGGCGACGGTGGGCGCGGCCCTCGGCGCGGGCGGGCTGGGGCGCCCCATCCTCGACGGCCTCTCGCAGCAGAACACGGCGCTGGTGGTCGCGGGGGCGCTGCTCGCCGCGCTCCTGGCCCTGAGCCTCGACGGTCTCCTCGCTCTGGTCGCTCCCCCCAGGGACGAGGCCGCGTGAAACTGTCACGGGTCTGGCCCCAGGAGCGAATCCCGGCGGCATTGTGACCTATCTCTCATCAAGGCCTGGTAAGGTGAGAATCATGCGGACCCAGAATCACGCCTGTGCCCTGCGGACCGCGCTCGCTTCGCCGTTGACCCCGCGACCTTCCTGACCCGACGTTCGGCCCGGCCCCGCGCTGGGCCGAACGCGTTCCGGTCGTCTGGAGGCGGGCGCGGCCCCACGCCGCCCGTGGGACGGTGGGCGGCGGGTCCCCTTTCCCCCGTCCCGAACAGGCCACGGCCCATCAGCACGAGAGGTGACCCCGGTGAAGAGCCCATCGTTCCGGATCGGTGATCGCGTCGTTCTCCCGCCCTACGGCATCGGCGTCGTCAGCGGCACCTGCCAGCGCCCGGTGGCGGGCGAGACGCACGCCTACTATCAGGTCGAGTTTCCGAACACCGCCAGCCGCGCCTACGTGCCCGTCGACGATCCCCTCAGCACCGGGATGCGCGCCGCGCTGACCACCCAGGACATGCCGAACCTGCTTTGCCGCCTCCAGACGAACAGCGACCTCAACCTCCCGCGTCAGTGGGCCGCCCGCCACCGCCGGGTCACCGAGATTCTGGTCGGCGGCGATCCCTACGAACTCGCTACGCTGACCTGCGAACTTC
This genomic interval carries:
- a CDS encoding HesA/MoeB/ThiF family protein; protein product: MPDLPLSRPELRRYSRPLLVPEWLDSGAQERVRAASVLVVGAGGLGGPVIGQLAGAGVGRLVIADGDSVDLSNLHRQTLFTAADVGRPKAQVAAARAQAINPFVRVETAPFLTEENAAPLVGEAALVVDATDNFAARYALADACTRLAREWVWGAASGTSGMVSVFGPALGLRDVFPDPGGAESCEEAGVLGPLPNVVGSVMALEVLKVLGGVGEPLRGRLWTFDALSGGVRVIRLGARAAPAL
- a CDS encoding ABC transporter substrate-binding protein; its protein translation is MKTVLSLTLAALLGSAAARPIVVGSKLDPEAQLLGQMIVLTLRGAGLEVTDRTTLGDTGVNRKAILAGEIDVYPEYTGNAVYLFPQAKITPRQAGDPAVIFNLARQLDAKNGVTWLRPANVNNTWVIAVPQSLARAQNLGSVADLARYLKGGGRFKIAGSPEFFGRPDTMPAFEQAYGFRLRADQKLVLAGATPPQTQQAAAQGTSGVNAAMAYGTDGTLAALGLVALKDPRGAQAVYQPAPILRTATLKANPGIEALLNKTFATLTQATLQRLNAQVALEGRPAQEVARTYLRGQGLIK
- a CDS encoding glycerol-3-phosphate acyltransferase, which translates into the protein MLLIVALASFLLGSLVAGVLYSRARGTDIRDRDLPGASGTFRQHGLAVALGVMAFDVSKGAAAVLLARALTPEHTWVATLFVVLGHCYPAFFGFRGGGGIAPLMGALLVTGPLTLLGMLAFGLVVMPLYKKTLQGRLGLNAVPFATALAVPVGLLLAARFGGLPDLLAGGAAMAVRAVHLLAFPERRAA
- a CDS encoding HU family DNA-binding protein; this translates as MTRNRKEGVGEARGAGDETGGGKIAKTQLVDLVADQTSLSKKQAGEAVASFLDVVVGALREGRSVGLPGLGTLSVTPTAARQGVRPGTSERVDIPAGRKVRFKIASTLKGSL
- a CDS encoding ABC transporter permease, whose protein sequence is MTSTARTAHPTRRIPWGAALWPALLAVCLVPGALPGLLRPLFPEAALDLDAPPWQLTLTHLGLVAVATGAVVGLGVPLAALVTRPGWRALRRLTEALVGLGQTVPTLAILALAVPALGFGWAPTLFGMVVYGLVPVVSSGVAGLLAVDRDVLDAARGMGMTAGQRLRRVELPLARPALLAGIRTAAVYNVGTATVGAALGAGGLGRPILDGLSQQNTALVVAGALLAALLALSLDGLLALVAPPRDEAA
- a CDS encoding CarD family transcriptional regulator translates to MKSPSFRIGDRVVLPPYGIGVVSGTCQRPVAGETHAYYQVEFPNTASRAYVPVDDPLSTGMRAALTTQDMPNLLCRLQTNSDLNLPRQWAARHRRVTEILVGGDPYELATLTCELRRWNIERGLPDLDRQAFRRAIRLLEQEVRGLEEDSCTRDVRQLLDHAWRETPQ
- a CDS encoding ABC transporter ATP-binding protein, with the translated sequence MIELRGLEKRYGSADAVRDLSLTFPEGEVTALLGPSGCGKTTTLRMINRLTEPSGGQVLLGGRDTRELRPEELRRGIGYVIQQVGLFPHLTVAGNVATVPELLGWERRRVRERVDELLALVGLDPGMYRDKRPGQLSGGQAQRVGVARALAADPPVLLMDEPFGALDPLARERLQGAFRDIQRRLRKTVVLVTHDIDEALRLGDRLALMRAGSLAQVGPPGELLSHPAHPFVREFLGEDAPLRALAGRTAAEFARPGDPAGLPTVEGSLDARSALAVLLREGSDALAVREGGQALGVLRWNDLRVREGT
- a CDS encoding ABC transporter permease gives rise to the protein MRVPGRRGAEASAAFAPRAVPPPGRRVPGDVLAVFVLAALPMVAGAWLPWVLLRPNRLAPGEYLRLPPALALGMLALAALPLVSTLWRPRLTGLAASLAPVAAVWVLGEQTRAALAGQAEFARASAAGGVWLSLLGAGGAVYGARLVTPGPGARLLAWAWLPAVLALGLGGHLWAWSVVVEGRSEGPRWGQELLAHLRLVGGALVLAVGLGAPLAVWASGRERAAGVVLGLASGVQTLPSLALLGLLIAPLAALSNALPALRDLGVRGIGAAPALTAMTLYALLPVLRGGVVGLRGVSPGVVDAARGMGMSPRQVFWRVRLPLALPVWLSGVRQAAVLLVGVAAVAALIGAGGLGSYIFRGLQSGAADLILLGAVPAALLSLLVDAALRGLEALLGRRLGRVAPGDGA